In the genome of Ctenopharyngodon idella isolate HZGC_01 chromosome 19, HZGC01, whole genome shotgun sequence, one region contains:
- the myclb gene encoding protein L-Myc-1b: MPGISANASRNKKWEMEEYDQYQHYFYDDHNLDEDFFKSTAPSEDIWKKFELVPTPPMSPVRILEGTGPSPGDRLEWVSQFLGQDDEQEGQCKLNAEETLENLSSIIIQDCMWSSFSATQQLEKVVSERLSCSAQSKLSSKAQCVPVDAPVLNSLATDCVDPAAVLTFPLSSSCKKQVSSGSESRTDSSDDEEIDVVTVEHKQNKSRLVNARKPVTITVRADPYDPCMKRFHISIHQQQHNYAARSPDSYPEEEPPRKKIRQETVQPRLVSTPQTPERKTPLPSPSVHAQSQTVAASPTHTSYHLKSQPSSPQSSDCEDTDKRKTHNFLERKRRNDLRSRFLALRDEIPGLVDCPKTPKVVILTKATEYLRSLHISDKQKAQEKKQLKSRQQQLLRRLAELKRT, from the exons ATGCCAGGAATCAGTGCAAACGCATCGCGAAATAAGAAGTGGGAGATGGAGGAATACGACCAATATCAGCACTATTTCTACGACGACCACAACTTGGACGAGGACTTTTTCAAATCGACCGCACCAAGCGAGGACATTTGGAAGAAATTCGAGCTCGTGCCAACCCCGCCCATGTCGCCTGTCAGGATACTGGAGGGTACCGGTCCATCTCCAGGGGACCGATTGGAGTGGGTGTCCCAGTTCTTGGGGCAGGACGACGAGCAGGAGGGACAGTGTAAACTCAATGCGGAGGAGACTCTAGAGAACTTGAGCTCCATCATAATTCAGGACTGTATGTGGAGCAGTTTCTCCGCCACTCAGCAGCTGGAGAAAGTTGTCAGCGAGCGTTTGTCCTGCTCGGCGCAGTCGAAACTCTCGAGCAAAGCGCAGTGCGTCCCTGTGGACGCGCCTGTTCTCAACAGCTTGGCGACAGATTGCGTGGATCCAGCAGCTGTCCTTACTTTCCCCCTGAGCAGCAGCTGCAAGAAACAGGTGTCGTCCGGGTCAGAATCTCGCACCGACTCCTCTG ATGATGAAGAGATTGATGTAGTGACGGTGGAACACAAGCAGAACAAGTCGCGCTTGGTGAACGCCCGCAAACCGGTGACCATCACGGTTCGTGCAGACCCCTATGACCCTTGCATGAAGCGTTTCCACATCTCCATTCACCAGCAACAGCACAACTATGCTGCCCGCTCGCCTGACAGTTATCCTGAAGAGGAGCCGCCTCGCAAGAAGATCAGGCAAGAGACCGTGCAGCCGCGACTGGTTTCCACACCCCAAACCCCTGAAAGAAAAACCCCCTTACCTTCCCCCTCAGTCCACGCCCAGTCTCAGACTGTTGCCGCTTCTCCAACACACACATCCTACCACCTCAAATCCCAACCATCCAGCCCTCAGAGTTCGGACTGTGAGGACACGGACAAGCGTAAGACGCACAACTTCTTGGAGCGGAAGAGACGCAATGACCTACGCTCACGCTTTCTGGCCCTACGGGATGAAATCCCAGGCCTGGTTGACTGTCCCAAGACGCCCAAAGTTGTAATCTTGACAAAGGCCACAGAATACCTGCGTTCGCTACATATCAGCGACAAACAGAAGGCCCAGGAGAAGAAGCAGCTCAAAAGCAGGCAACAGCAGTTACTGCGGAGACTCGCTGAATTGAAACGTACATAA